The following proteins come from a genomic window of Sorghum bicolor cultivar BTx623 chromosome 3, Sorghum_bicolor_NCBIv3, whole genome shotgun sequence:
- the LOC8079818 gene encoding uncharacterized protein LOC8079818, producing the protein MDPISMEKIRAMNKYNKSRRQLQLPTLSVYMAATFVLCLLLTSPAWFPRLCSALGFFFLTTLPDMVKAFLLSPKCLFVVGNLIVAFLVGESRLAPKRDDDHQQPSLVNEIHEEHVKKNTAMATKETTAAAVAVVAADHSAFVGAAVVEEEVMEVKEEEGEEEELHKRVEDFIARVKKQRKLELKSFFDVDR; encoded by the coding sequence ATGGATCCCATTAGCATGGAGAAGATCAGGGCCATGAACAAGTACAACAAGAGCAGGAGGCAGCTGCAGCTTCCTACTCTCTCAGTCTACATGGCTGCCACCTTTGTCCTCTGCCTGCTGCTCACTAGCCCTGCCTGGTTCCCTAGGCTGTGCTCGGCCCTTGGCTTTttcttcctcaccaccctcccTGACATGGTCAAAGCCTTCTTGCTCAGCCCCAAGTGCCTCTTCGTCGTCGGCAACCTCATCGTCGCCTTCCTCGTCGGGGAGTCTAGGCTGGCTCCGAAGAGGGACGACGACCACCAGCAGCCTTCCTTGGTGAACGAGATACACGAGGAGCACGTGAAGAAGAACACAGCGATGGCCACAAAGGAGACTACCGCAGCAGCAGTGGCGGTGGTGGCGGCTGACCACAGCGCCTTCGTCGGAGCCGCCgtagtggaggaggaggtgatggaggtgaaggaagaggaaggagaagaggaGGAGCTGCACAAGAGAGTGGAGGACTTCATTGCAAGGGTCAAGAAGCAAAGGAAGCTGGAGCTCAAGAGCTTCTTCGATGTCGATCGATGA
- the LOC8079817 gene encoding 60S ribosomal protein L13-2 has protein sequence MVKHNNVIPNGHFKKHWQNYVKTWFNQPARKQRRRIARQKKAVKIFPRPTAGPLRPIVQCQTLKYNMKSRAGRGFTLEELKAAGIPKKLAPTIGISVDHRRKNKSLEGLQANVQRLKTYKAKLVIFPRRARKVKAGDSTPEELATATQVQGDYMPITRGEKRSVEVVKVTDEMKEFAAYGKLRLERMNKKHLGARQKKAAEAEKEDKK, from the exons ATGGTGAAGCACAACAACGTCATCCCCAACGGGCACTTCAAGAAGCACTGGCAGAACTATGTCAAGACATGGTTCAACCAGCCCGCCCGCAAGCAGAGGCGCCGCATCG CTCGTCAAAAGAAGGCTGTGAAGATATTCCCACGCCCAACTGCTGGCCCTCTTCGCCCCATTGTTCAATGCCAGACTCTCAAGTACAACATGAAGTCAAGGGCCGGGAGAGGCTTTACCCTTGAGGAGCTGAAG GCTGCGGGCATTCCAAAGAAGCTTGCTCCAACCATTGGCATTTCTGTGGATCACCGCCGCAAGAACAAATCCCTCGAGGGACTGCAGGCCAATGTCCAGAGGCTTAAGACATACAAGGCCAAGCTGGTTATCTTCCCAAGGCGTGCTCGCAAGGTCAAG GCTGGTGACTCTACTCCAGAGGAGCTTGCCACCGCAACCCAGGTCCAGGGTGACTACATGCCAATTACTCGTGGTGAGAAGCGCTCAGTTGAGGTTGTGAAGGTTACAGATGAGATGAAGGAGTTTGCAGCCTATGGCAAGCTCCGCCTTGAGCGGATGAACAAGAAACACCTCGGTGCCCGCCAGAAGAAGGCAGCTGAGGCGGAGAAGGAAGATAAGAAGTGA
- the LOC8079819 gene encoding uncharacterized WD repeat-containing protein C17D11.16: protein MEEDSLTGMISAISWVPRGAAKSMPVVADPPTQEEIAEAMKTFALSGGSGSDADEDDDAGTMELDGAAEVEEVDEAARAKAVAKALGKGSSKVDDVADGLRELNMDAYDDEDEEIDVIGSGLGDLYYPDNGMDPYLKKNNEEEEDDDDDDDSDIEDKMIMPTDFVIVCAHSEDDIFSLQVNILEETDDGEQNIFVHHDVPLADFPLCTAWMDFNLKGGEKGNFVAVGTMDPAIEIWDLDMVDELQPHMVLGGLSKKKKAKGKKGKKYKKGSHRSSVLGLAWNKEVRNVLASASADTTVKIWDVAVGKCAVTLEHHDDKVQAVAWSPQSPEVLLSGSFDKTVAVNDMKDGGQSCHKWSVEADVESLAWNPHNEHSFVVSLENGMVQAFDKRTASSSSSGQPMYTLHAHDKAVSSISFNPSAPNFLATGSVDKMVKLWDLSNDKPSCIASQNPKLGAIFSVSFSNDSPFLLACGGSKGKLKVWDTLREPAVAHKFSK, encoded by the exons ATGGAGGAGGACTCGCTCACGGGGATGATCTCCGCCATATCCTGGGTGCCCAGGGGCGCCGCCAAGAGCATGCCCGTCGTCGCCGACCCGCCCACGCAGGAGGAGATCGCCGAGGCCATGAAGACCTTCGCCCTGAGCGGAGG CTCCGGGAGCGACGCTGACGAGGACGATGATGCTGGCACCATGGAACTCGACGGTGCGGCagaggtggaggaggtggatgaGGCTGCCCGGGCCAAGGCCGTAGCCAAGGCGCTTGGCAAGGGCTCCAGTAAGGTGGACGATGTTGCTGATGGGCTCCGCGAGCTCAACATGGATGCTTACGATGATGAGGACGAAG AGATTGATGTTATCGGCTCCGGTTTGGGGGACTTGTACTATCCGGACAACGGAATGGACCCCTATCTCAAGAAGAACAAT gaggaggaggaggatgacgacgacgacgatgattcGGACATTGAAGATAAGATGATCATGCCTACCGATTTTGTTATTGTCTGCGCACACAGTGAGGATGATATCTTCTCTCTTCAG GTCAACATTCTTGAAGAAACAGATGATGGTGAACAAAATATCTTTGTGCATCATGATGTTCCTCTTGCTGATTTTCCGCTCTGCACTGCTTGGATGGATTTTAATCTCAAAGGTGGCGAAAAAG GGAATTTTGTAGCTGTTGGAACCATGGATCCTGCCATTGAAATATGGGACTTAGATATG GTTGATGAATTGCAGCCGCACATGGTGCTAGGAGGACTTTCAAAAAAGAAGAAGGCAAAGGGCAAAAAG GGGAAAAAGTATAAGAAAGGAAGTCACAGAAGTTCTGTGCTTGGTCTTGCATGGAACAAGGAAGTGAG GAATGTTCTAGCTAGTGCAAGTGCTGACACAACTGTGAAAATCTGGGACGTAGCTGTTGGTAAATGTGCAGTCACACTAGAACACCATGATGACAAG GTTCAAGCAGTTGCATGGAGCCCACAGTCACCTGAAGTTCTTCTTAGCGGATCCTTTGACAAAACAGTTGCCGTG AATGATATGAAAGATGGTGGACAGAGTTGCCATAAATGGTCTGTTGAAGCAGATGTGGAAAGTTTAGCTTGGAATCCACACAATGAACACTCATTTGTG GTCAGTCTTGAAAATGGGATGGTTCAAGCCTTCGATAAGCGAACAGCTTCATCAAGTTCTTCTGGCCAGCCTATGTATACCCTTCATGCACACGATAAGGCTGTGTCTTCCATCTCCTTCAACCCGTCTGCCCCCAAc TTTCTTGCAACAGGCTCGGTTGATAAAATG GTGAAACTATGGGATCTATCAAACGACAAACCATCATGCATTGCCTCCCAAAATCCAAAGCTT GGAGCTATTTTTTCGGTATCATTTTCAAATGACAGCCCCTTCCTATTAGCATGTGGAGGTTCAAAAGGCAAACTAAAA GTTTGGGACACGCTAAGGGAGCCTGCCGTAGCACACAAGTTCAGCAAATAG